Part of the Musa acuminata AAA Group cultivar baxijiao unplaced genomic scaffold, Cavendish_Baxijiao_AAA HiC_scaffold_1138, whole genome shotgun sequence genome, AATTGGACCGTCGATGGAGGTCTCACCGTTGTTTGCTTCTCTCCTAATTTAGATCTTAATCGAGGTCCGAAATTTTCCTGAGCGCTTAGGACATCGGAGATCGCTCGTCGCATGAGGACCACTCCATTTTTCATTGCGTATATCAGTAGGATGTCCCTCGTAGATAGATGCATGTCGAGAGATGGAGAGCGAGCGATGAACGATGTCACTTTTCCTTAGCTTTGGAATCCGTAGTGCTTTCCTTTTGCAGAGCGATGGGCCGCCCGTAGATCTGCTTGTTTTCTTCCAACGGATCGGCGTTGTATCATCGGCCCTCGTTGGCCTTTCGATTCCTTTTCCTCCTCTCGACGGTGCTGCTCGGGAGACGATGAAAGGGCTGACGATACAGCAACACCAACCGGCGGACGAGAACATGTCCAATCTCACCTCTGCCTCCGGGGAAGCCAGCGTCTCTTCCAACCAGCAATCCTCCTTCGCCTCCCCGACCCCAaatccaaccaagaaaaagaggaacCTCCCGGGAAATCCAGGTTCCTTTCTTCTCATCCGTCTGGCGATGCGTGTCCGACTCGATCGTTCCGTCTTAGATTAATTACCATGTTGATTTTGGGGATTTCTTCTGCATCGTAGATCCGGACGCCGAGGTGATAGCGTTGTCCCCCAAGACGCTGATGACGACCAATAGGTTCGTGTGCGAGATCTGCAACAAAGGATTCCCGAGGGAGCAGAACCTGCAGCTGCACCGGAGAGGCCACAACCTCCCCTGGAAGCTGAAGCAAAGAAGCAGCAAGGAGGTGAGGAAGAAGGTGTACCTGTGCCCGGAGGTGACCTGCGTCCATCACGATCCCTCCCGGGCGCTTGGCGACCTTACTGGGATCAAGAAGCACTTCAGCAGGAAGCACGGggagaagaagtggaagtgcgACAAGTGCTCCAAGAAGTATGCTGTTCAATCCGACTGGAAGGCCCACTCCAAGATCTGTGGCACAAGGGAATACAGATGTGACTGTGGCATCCTATTCTCAAGGTAGCAATTATTTGATCCAAGTACAGATGATATTAGTagtagtaggaggaggaggaggtggaggaggaggaggaggaggaggcggctccATTATCGTAGCACTGCATTTACTGAAGCCCCAGAGAACATATCCATCGCAGGCATAGTAGCTAGCACTTCTGCTGCTACCTCTGAAAAGAATATTAGTGAGAGAGAAGAAAACTTTGCATCCACCTCTTCCTTCATTCTTCTTGTTTACATGCATTTCCTTCTGTTCTTGGGAGAGAGAAGACCATCTGtgtgtgggtgtgtgtgtgtTCTTCCGTGCTTTCTCTGTGGCTTTACTATCTGTGTGTGTGTTCTTCCGTGCTTTCTTGTTGGCTTTACTACCTGTGTGTGTGTTCTTCCGTGGTCTCTCGTTGGCTTTATCTTGGTTTGGTTGTCACTTCTGTCGCTGCTGCTGATTGCAGGAGGGATAGCTTTATCACACACAGAGCCTTTTGTGACGCGCTGGCAGAAGAAAGTGCAAGAGCTATGGCAGCAAACCCTTTGACCAATCACCAGGCTCTCCTCTTCTCGCCGGCTGCAGCATCCTGTGAGCCTTCCTCTCTCCAGCCAACCCTCCTACAAAGCTACTTCCCTCACCTGACGAGAGGCGATGAGGCCGATGCCAGCATTCTCGGTAGCCACGGGATGCAGCGAGAGCTGTCGCTCGGAGGAGAACACCAGCATCAACGATTCAACGTCAGATCAACCATCCCACCATGGCTGGTTTGCCAGGGAGCCACCGCTCTGAACATGTTAGACCTCCCTTCTACCGTCTACTCCACCAGGTTAGAAGCGGAGCACGGTCGAGAGGACCCAGTTCCctgtcctcctcttcctccagcgTTCCATGCCTTGGCTCCGTCCCCTCACATGTCGGCCACCGCGTTACTCCAGAAAGCGGCTGAGATGGGTGCAACCATGAGCAGACCTGCACACCTGGGTCTGATGGCAGCTCACGCTCCGAGTTCTGCGCCTTTTGCGGCCGATGGTACTTCCGGCGTCGGTCTTGGTTTGTCCTCATACCGAGACATGGGTCACGGCATCGGTGGTGGACAAGGATcagcacctcctcctcctctacttCGAGACATGGTTGCGACCTCGGCTTCCGCAACTCCAGGTTTTCATGGGTCTTTTGAGGATG contains:
- the LOC103973049 gene encoding zinc finger protein GAI-ASSOCIATED FACTOR 1; translation: MSLFLSFGIRSAFLLQSDGPPVDLLVFFQRIGVVSSALVGLSIPFPPLDGAARETMKGLTIQQHQPADENMSNLTSASGEASVSSNQQSSFASPTPNPTKKKRNLPGNPDPDAEVIALSPKTLMTTNRFVCEICNKGFPREQNLQLHRRGHNLPWKLKQRSSKEVRKKVYLCPEVTCVHHDPSRALGDLTGIKKHFSRKHGEKKWKCDKCSKKYAVQSDWKAHSKICGTREYRCDCGILFSRRDSFITHRAFCDALAEESARAMAANPLTNHQALLFSPAAASCEPSSLQPTLLQSYFPHLTRGDEADASILGSHGMQRELSLGGEHQHQRFNVRSTIPPWLVCQGATALNMLDLPSTVYSTRLEAEHGREDPVPCPPLPPAFHALAPSPHMSATALLQKAAEMGATMSRPAHLGLMAAHAPSSAPFAADGTSGVGLGLSSYRDMGHGIGGGQGSAPPPPLLRDMVATSASATPGFHGSFEDAIRAIREARNSDKSGLGRSHGMAEEGGGGINDGMTRDFLGLKAFPHRNILNLTGLDPCLTAAAAASSSSAYEQQQQQQSKNPWHG